A single genomic interval of Lewinellaceae bacterium harbors:
- a CDS encoding GNAT family N-acetyltransferase, translated as MQARLFNIDTALVAARTVARRFRENEGEALYDLIQDNYSRLEDHFPKTMEVIRDKESAEFFAREMLAGWLLQKEYAFGVWENKSASLIGMIRLLRIDWRVPKAELSYFIDKSFSGKGLMGESLKVVLRFAFHQLQLEKIAIRTAMDNVPSQRLARKLGFRREGDLRADFKKPSGEAIDIMLFGLTRSEFMGI; from the coding sequence ATGCAAGCTCGATTATTCAATATTGACACGGCCCTCGTCGCCGCCCGCACCGTAGCCCGGCGCTTCCGGGAGAACGAGGGAGAGGCCCTCTACGACCTCATCCAGGACAATTACAGCCGCCTGGAAGACCACTTTCCCAAGACCATGGAAGTTATACGGGACAAAGAAAGCGCGGAATTTTTTGCCCGGGAAATGCTCGCCGGCTGGCTGCTGCAAAAAGAGTACGCTTTCGGCGTCTGGGAAAATAAGAGCGCATCGCTCATTGGCATGATTCGCCTGCTTCGCATCGATTGGCGGGTGCCCAAAGCAGAACTCAGTTACTTCATCGACAAAAGCTTTTCCGGTAAAGGCCTGATGGGCGAATCGCTGAAAGTAGTGCTCCGCTTTGCTTTCCATCAACTCCAGTTGGAAAAAATCGCGATCCGCACCGCCATGGACAATGTACCCAGCCAGCGCCTGGCCCGAAAGCTGGGCTTCCGCCGGGAAGGAGACCTCCGGGCCGACTTCAAAAAGCCCAGCGGCGAGGCCATCGACATCATGCTCTTCGGCCTCACCCGAAGCGAATTTATGGGAATTTGA
- a CDS encoding transposase: MESFMSSSFAKFITSLFARHFTAPSWQSFVLLAYGWALSRSRHTVANYIWLSGGTKYKHFSRFYVFFSRAFLRLADKLWIAVLLLLDSMLPPEAAIELTVDDTTRKKSGRKIQGASHYQNRAGSARQEYRTLWGINFVYVIASLYWHKGGKIFKLALPVGLRVYLKEKTAAELERPFHPRSALARHIIDFIVGVLPHRRFILKADGGYSTKKFLRGLPDNVEVDGRFPVNSRLLGLRPRPKKDNRGRPTEKGKDLGTPQEWMQQDEGWIPHPEEEGAWVKTVVGIWHSILPGVPVKVVAVWRKGGLPADKRSGKKELEAFFSTDTSLTEAQVLQHYSQRWEVEIDIRDGYAYYGLGKDQCRNLDRIYGVNTFRILMAACRTLWFVRYFEKRQLDLKKYRPWYRLKQHPTQLDVISAAQEAFTREGVSAVPRFIQGTAEMPQGQQEDWQQAA; encoded by the coding sequence ATGGAATCTTTTATGAGCTCTTCTTTCGCCAAGTTTATCACGTCGTTGTTTGCCCGCCACTTCACTGCCCCGTCCTGGCAGAGCTTCGTGTTGCTCGCTTACGGGTGGGCCCTGAGCCGTTCGCGCCATACGGTGGCCAATTACATCTGGCTAAGCGGGGGTACCAAGTATAAGCATTTTTCCCGGTTTTATGTCTTTTTCAGCCGGGCGTTTTTGAGGCTGGCCGATAAATTGTGGATAGCCGTGCTGCTGCTGCTGGACAGCATGTTGCCCCCAGAGGCGGCCATCGAATTGACCGTAGACGACACCACGCGTAAAAAAAGCGGGCGCAAGATACAGGGCGCCAGCCATTACCAAAACCGGGCTGGCTCGGCCCGCCAGGAGTACCGCACCCTGTGGGGCATCAACTTTGTATATGTTATCGCTTCCTTATACTGGCACAAAGGCGGCAAAATTTTCAAGCTGGCCCTCCCGGTGGGTTTGCGGGTTTACCTCAAAGAAAAAACCGCCGCCGAGCTGGAACGCCCCTTCCATCCCCGCAGCGCCCTGGCCCGGCATATCATCGATTTCATTGTAGGGGTATTGCCCCACCGCCGTTTTATCCTCAAAGCCGACGGCGGGTATTCCACCAAAAAGTTCTTGCGGGGCTTGCCTGACAATGTCGAAGTAGACGGCCGCTTTCCGGTCAACAGCCGCTTGCTCGGCCTGCGGCCCAGGCCCAAAAAGGACAACCGCGGCCGGCCTACCGAGAAGGGCAAAGACTTGGGTACCCCGCAGGAATGGATGCAGCAGGATGAAGGCTGGATACCGCACCCCGAAGAAGAAGGCGCCTGGGTTAAAACCGTCGTCGGGATATGGCACAGCATCCTGCCGGGCGTGCCCGTCAAAGTCGTTGCCGTTTGGCGAAAGGGCGGCCTGCCGGCTGACAAGCGCTCGGGAAAAAAAGAGCTGGAAGCCTTTTTCTCTACGGATACCTCCTTAACCGAAGCCCAGGTCCTGCAGCATTATTCGCAGCGCTGGGAGGTGGAAATCGATATCCGCGACGGCTATGCTTACTATGGCCTGGGCAAGGATCAATGCCGCAACCTGGACCGTATTTATGGCGTGAATACTTTTCGTATCTTAATGGCTGCTTGCCGGACGCTATGGTTCGTACGTTACTTCGAAAAACGGCAACTGGACCTGAAAAAATATAGGCCCTGGTACCGCCTCAAGCAGCACCCTACCCAGCTGGATGTCATTTCTGCCGCCCAGGAGGCCTTCACTCGGGAAGGAGTTTCTGCCGTACCTAGGTTTATACAAGGTACGGCAGAAATGCCCCAAGGCCAGCAAGAAGACTGGCAGCAGGCCGCCTGA